A genomic region of Gemmata massiliana contains the following coding sequences:
- a CDS encoding DUF6159 family protein, with the protein MFDRISNGFSLAGSTWRVLVRDKHLLFFPLVSGFLFLLVMLSFAVPLATLVDWNQFQAQLQKNNNRPPVWVYAVSFAFYFCTYFVIIFCNSALISCAMLRFNGETPSLGDGFRMAFARLPQIFAWAVVSATVGVLLKVIENAHEKAGEIVAWLLGSAWSIMTFFVVPVLVVEKTGPVAAVGRSVSLLRKTWGEALVGNMGLNFILFLLFLPVILLFVVGIFLLIQGSTVPGAAMLVAAGIAFLLHMAISSALHTIFLAALYQYAADNRIPEGFDRHAIESAFAHG; encoded by the coding sequence ATGTTCGACCGCATCTCGAACGGTTTTTCCCTCGCCGGGAGCACCTGGCGCGTCCTCGTGCGGGACAAGCACCTGCTGTTCTTCCCGCTCGTAAGCGGGTTCCTGTTCCTGCTCGTGATGCTCAGTTTCGCGGTGCCGCTGGCCACGCTAGTCGATTGGAACCAGTTCCAGGCGCAGCTCCAGAAGAACAACAACCGGCCGCCGGTCTGGGTGTACGCGGTTTCGTTCGCGTTCTACTTCTGCACGTACTTCGTCATCATCTTCTGCAACTCGGCCCTTATTAGTTGCGCGATGCTCCGGTTCAACGGTGAAACCCCGAGCCTCGGCGACGGGTTCCGCATGGCGTTCGCCCGGCTCCCGCAAATCTTCGCGTGGGCTGTGGTGTCGGCCACTGTGGGCGTGCTGCTGAAGGTGATCGAGAACGCGCACGAGAAAGCCGGCGAAATCGTCGCGTGGCTGCTGGGTAGTGCGTGGTCGATCATGACGTTCTTCGTCGTGCCGGTGCTGGTGGTGGAGAAGACCGGGCCGGTCGCCGCGGTGGGCCGGTCGGTGTCGCTCCTGCGCAAGACGTGGGGCGAAGCGCTCGTCGGCAACATGGGCCTGAACTTCATTCTGTTCCTGCTCTTCTTGCCGGTGATCCTGCTATTCGTGGTCGGGATTTTTCTCTTGATTCAAGGCTCGACCGTGCCGGGAGCCGCGATGCTGGTGGCCGCCGGGATCGCGTTCCTGCTGCACATGGCGATCAGCTCGGCGCTGCACACGATCTTCCTCGCTGCGCTGTACCAGTACGCGGCCGATAACCGCATCCCCGAAGGGTTCGACCGCCACGCGATCGAATCGGCTTTCGCGCACGGGTAA
- a CDS encoding pyridoxal-phosphate-dependent aminotransferase family protein, producing MTTLPGQLNPTPRLLLGPGPSDAHPRVLSVMSTPLLGHLDPQFLEIMTETQTMLREVYQTKNQLTFPVSATGMAGMETCFVNLIEPGDPVVVCSIGYFGTRMIDVAGRTGAKLTVKEKPWGQVFDLNELRDILKETRPKVLGLVHAETSTGALQDISQVGKLCHEFGTLLITDCVTTLGCTPVKLDEWEVDAAFSCSQKGLSCPPGMSPISFSPRAVDALKSRKTKVQSWYLDLTSIQSYWSGDRAYHHTAPITMVYALREGLRLVLEEGLEARYARHLRNHAALRAGLEALGLEYIAAESCRLPQVNAVKIPAGVDDVAGRKHLLNEFGIEIGGGLGDFKGKAWRIGIMGYNSRSICVLSVLAALEHVLRGAGVKVTPGSGVAAAELAYSA from the coding sequence ATGACAACCCTCCCCGGTCAGCTCAACCCCACCCCGCGCCTGCTCCTCGGCCCCGGTCCGAGTGACGCCCACCCGCGCGTCCTCTCGGTCATGTCCACGCCGCTGCTCGGGCACTTGGACCCGCAGTTCCTGGAGATCATGACCGAAACGCAGACGATGCTGCGCGAGGTGTACCAGACGAAGAACCAGCTCACGTTCCCGGTGTCCGCGACCGGCATGGCCGGCATGGAAACGTGCTTCGTGAACCTGATCGAACCGGGCGACCCGGTCGTGGTGTGCAGCATCGGGTACTTCGGCACGCGCATGATTGACGTGGCCGGGCGCACGGGCGCGAAACTCACGGTCAAAGAGAAGCCGTGGGGCCAGGTCTTCGACCTCAACGAGCTGCGCGACATCCTGAAGGAAACGCGCCCGAAGGTGCTCGGACTGGTTCACGCCGAAACATCCACGGGCGCGCTCCAGGACATCTCGCAGGTCGGCAAGCTGTGCCACGAGTTCGGTACGCTGCTCATCACCGACTGCGTGACCACGCTCGGCTGCACGCCGGTGAAGCTCGACGAGTGGGAAGTGGACGCTGCGTTCAGTTGCTCCCAGAAGGGTCTGAGCTGCCCGCCCGGGATGTCGCCCATCAGCTTCAGCCCGCGCGCGGTGGACGCGCTCAAGAGCCGCAAGACGAAGGTCCAGAGCTGGTACCTCGATCTCACTTCGATCCAGAGCTACTGGAGCGGGGACCGAGCGTACCACCACACGGCCCCCATCACGATGGTGTACGCGCTACGCGAGGGGCTACGGTTGGTACTCGAAGAGGGTCTGGAGGCCCGGTACGCTCGGCACTTGCGCAACCACGCGGCGCTCAGGGCCGGTCTGGAAGCGCTCGGATTGGAGTACATCGCGGCGGAATCGTGCCGACTCCCACAGGTGAACGCGGTCAAGATCCCCGCGGGCGTCGACGACGTCGCGGGCCGCAAGCACCTGCTCAACGAGTTCGGCATCGAGATCGGCGGCGGGTTGGGCGACTTCAAGGGCAAGGCGTGGCGCATCGGGATCATGGGCTACAACAGCCGCTCGATCTGCGTGCTGTCGGTCCTCGCTGCGCTAGAGCACGTGCTCCGCGGAGCGGGCGTGAAGGTGACACCGGGGAGCGGCGTCGCCGCCGCCGAACTCGCCTACTCTGCGTGA
- a CDS encoding isochorismatase family protein: MSTVKRLRAETSVVVVIDIQDKLLAKIPSAPALLRNTGFVLDVAALLEVPARATEQYPKGLGPTAPEIALRLPANLPAKTAFSCCGAGTFLEELEMLRRPDVVLVGMETHVCVAQTALDLLRAGLHVFLPVDALGARYDLDHSTALRRLEQAGAVPTTVAAVAFEWLTDATHPQFKAVSELVKRRVEG; this comes from the coding sequence ATGAGCACCGTGAAGCGCCTGCGCGCGGAGACGTCGGTCGTCGTCGTGATCGACATCCAGGACAAACTGCTGGCGAAGATCCCGAGCGCCCCGGCGCTCCTGCGGAACACGGGCTTCGTGCTCGACGTCGCGGCGCTACTGGAAGTGCCCGCGCGCGCCACCGAGCAGTACCCCAAGGGGCTCGGCCCCACCGCCCCGGAAATCGCGCTCCGGCTCCCGGCCAACCTGCCCGCGAAGACCGCGTTCAGTTGCTGCGGGGCCGGGACGTTCCTCGAAGAACTCGAAATGCTCCGGCGCCCGGACGTGGTGCTTGTCGGCATGGAAACGCACGTGTGCGTTGCTCAGACCGCCCTGGACCTGCTCCGCGCCGGGTTGCACGTGTTCCTCCCGGTGGACGCGCTCGGGGCGCGATACGACCTCGATCACTCCACGGCGCTCCGCCGGCTCGAACAGGCCGGTGCGGTCCCGACCACCGTCGCAGCGGTCGCGTTCGAGTGGCTGACCGACGCGACCCACCCACAGTTCAAAGCCGTCAGTGAATTGGTGAAGCGAAGGGTCGAAGGGTAA
- a CDS encoding transglutaminase TgpA family protein, whose protein sequence is MPTEATFRFSTYLTLALACVTLGYAQAPMLPEVAGFAVLAVLALGALYFIETRFTLLSIPAANRLGGAVGACFCLWVAYRVKREIDTGEFAHMGWHVLMVAMFGPLVMMLLAAKVARDEKHAGDYWSLHGLALAGVGLAAAFAEEPLCFVLVGLYLVAAVWSLSLFYLGCASGAVPPVPDPNKVVPHAAAASGDPRGTRTGFPAALVWAVCAGVVAVPIYLLTPRSSAPKADFGKPRVEIGYAADQMVDLNRTGALKTNSETAFEVTATYPNGSPKADVSPDQRWRGRTHQQYTGGAWNMEPKRSPNLVRTARQSNPWTAPDLGPGQFTLAFELPPKSKAHFAADPILWLPNQPPPLVGVTEDGEQGWMPSPDGTFYWDPGARQRTRPLKYRQEYAPRPDPDLGPAFQIVDSRLDDSLDLLRTNPVERVKEYADKLLVELIEGGKLPAEWRDPAKLRDPKRRLPRPEHHDLIARAFSAHLATTPTLRYTTDLKRGNAKIDPIEDFLFHSKAGHCERFATALVLMLRSQGIPTVFVLGFKGHEYAGDGKYIVKQEHAHAWAEAFVSVPVPEANRHPDGPAHLFHWRSLDPTPGGDASTDADNDWWNKANAWVDTQFQHYVTDYTPEQRRKELAGFANWLTRVNTLLALVNVIVLVFSVRAVLRWRRVRASTPPAPPPPARWFGELVAVLAAHGIEPGAGDTPMEFAVTAADALRARPGCADVAEVPIAWAGAYYQDRFGGVPPSDARLAELDQDLEQLRRALEPRV, encoded by the coding sequence ATGCCGACCGAAGCGACCTTCCGGTTCAGCACGTATCTGACGCTCGCGCTGGCGTGCGTGACTCTGGGGTACGCGCAAGCTCCCATGCTCCCGGAAGTCGCGGGGTTCGCGGTGCTGGCCGTACTCGCACTCGGCGCACTTTACTTCATTGAAACGCGGTTCACACTGCTCTCGATCCCCGCCGCGAACCGGCTCGGGGGCGCGGTCGGCGCGTGCTTCTGCCTGTGGGTCGCGTACCGGGTCAAGCGGGAGATCGACACGGGCGAGTTCGCGCACATGGGCTGGCACGTGCTCATGGTCGCGATGTTCGGCCCGCTGGTGATGATGCTCCTGGCCGCGAAAGTGGCCCGCGACGAGAAGCACGCGGGCGACTACTGGTCGCTCCACGGGCTGGCGCTGGCGGGCGTCGGGCTGGCCGCTGCGTTCGCCGAGGAGCCGCTGTGCTTCGTACTCGTCGGGCTGTACCTCGTCGCGGCTGTGTGGAGCCTCTCGCTGTTCTACCTCGGGTGCGCGAGCGGGGCCGTCCCGCCGGTCCCCGACCCGAATAAAGTGGTTCCGCACGCGGCGGCCGCGTCCGGCGACCCGCGCGGCACGCGAACAGGGTTCCCCGCGGCCCTCGTGTGGGCCGTTTGCGCAGGGGTCGTCGCGGTCCCCATCTATCTGCTCACCCCGCGCTCGTCGGCCCCCAAAGCGGACTTCGGAAAACCCCGCGTCGAGATCGGGTACGCCGCGGACCAGATGGTGGACCTCAACCGAACCGGGGCGCTCAAAACGAACTCCGAAACCGCGTTCGAGGTCACCGCGACCTACCCCAACGGGTCGCCGAAGGCGGACGTCAGCCCCGACCAGCGGTGGCGCGGGCGCACGCACCAGCAGTACACCGGCGGCGCGTGGAACATGGAACCAAAGCGCTCACCGAACCTCGTCCGGACCGCGCGCCAATCAAACCCGTGGACCGCCCCGGACCTCGGCCCGGGCCAGTTCACGCTCGCGTTTGAGTTGCCCCCGAAATCGAAGGCACATTTCGCTGCCGACCCGATCCTCTGGCTCCCGAACCAGCCGCCCCCGCTCGTCGGCGTGACCGAAGACGGCGAACAGGGGTGGATGCCCAGTCCCGACGGTACCTTCTACTGGGATCCGGGCGCGCGCCAGCGCACCCGCCCGCTCAAGTACCGCCAAGAGTATGCGCCGCGCCCCGACCCGGATCTCGGGCCGGCGTTCCAGATCGTCGACTCCCGGCTCGACGACTCGCTCGACCTACTCCGCACCAATCCCGTGGAGCGCGTGAAGGAGTACGCGGACAAGCTCCTCGTCGAGCTAATCGAAGGGGGCAAGCTCCCGGCCGAGTGGCGCGACCCGGCCAAGCTCCGCGATCCCAAACGGCGCCTCCCGCGCCCCGAGCACCACGACCTCATCGCCCGCGCGTTCTCCGCGCACCTCGCGACCACACCGACCCTGCGGTACACCACCGACCTGAAGCGCGGGAACGCTAAAATCGACCCCATTGAGGACTTCCTCTTCCACTCCAAGGCGGGGCATTGTGAGCGGTTCGCTACGGCGCTGGTTCTCATGTTGCGATCCCAGGGCATCCCCACGGTGTTCGTTCTCGGTTTCAAGGGGCACGAGTACGCGGGCGACGGCAAATACATCGTGAAACAGGAGCACGCGCACGCCTGGGCCGAAGCGTTCGTGTCGGTTCCCGTCCCGGAAGCCAACCGGCACCCCGACGGGCCGGCCCACCTCTTCCACTGGCGGAGCCTCGACCCCACGCCCGGCGGCGACGCGAGTACCGATGCGGACAACGATTGGTGGAACAAGGCGAATGCCTGGGTCGATACGCAGTTCCAGCACTACGTGACCGATTACACCCCGGAGCAGCGCCGCAAGGAACTCGCGGGGTTCGCGAACTGGCTCACCCGGGTCAACACGCTCCTCGCGCTCGTCAACGTGATCGTGCTCGTGTTCAGCGTGCGGGCCGTGCTCCGGTGGCGCCGCGTGCGGGCATCGACCCCACCTGCTCCCCCGCCCCCGGCCCGGTGGTTCGGGGAGCTGGTCGCGGTGCTCGCTGCGCACGGGATCGAACCGGGGGCCGGGGACACTCCGATGGAGTTCGCGGTCACCGCGGCCGACGCGCTCCGCGCCCGCCCCGGGTGCGCCGACGTCGCGGAGGTTCCAATCGCCTGGGCGGGAGCGTATTATCAAGACCGGTTCGGCGGGGTCCCCCCGTCGGACGCCCGGCTCGCGGAACTGGACCAGGATTTGGAACAGCTCCGGCGCGCCCTCGAACCGCGAGTGTAA
- a CDS encoding DUF58 domain-containing protein yields MKRSEGVIDGPQMQFTPAGVAWLGVALVVGAIAWYKSINLVLLIVYVMIALVVLNGVLARINVRRASARRLAVGPLFAGERSEYGVRVTNLGRRAVTVAVEDRSRAGTTNFLAYRVRGAKTLDCTASRAFPMRGRFGGPVVLVSSYPFGFVTCQLPGDATDEVIVLPAPGVAEPDGLRRWVIRQAGGDGRSRKVLRRVTTDRAEVRGVRGYRTGDPIRDIHWRTTARRGEPMVREYDTAPSPELVLVVEAWLPPTPTPADRDRLEAALSLAATIAVTWRRAFDSPITVVVPGHGAGTAHSEEHMRAALAPLADVTGGPEVEAPSATVFAGHLARGARVVVSSRSNSPFAGALARSTGKPFATVCPTDRLPWYQPPKTA; encoded by the coding sequence ATGAAGCGCTCCGAGGGCGTGATCGACGGCCCCCAGATGCAGTTCACGCCGGCCGGCGTCGCGTGGCTCGGCGTGGCGCTGGTGGTCGGCGCGATCGCGTGGTACAAGAGCATCAACCTGGTGCTTCTCATCGTGTACGTGATGATCGCACTGGTCGTGCTGAACGGCGTCCTGGCGCGCATCAACGTGCGCCGCGCGAGCGCCAGGCGCCTCGCGGTGGGGCCGCTGTTCGCGGGCGAGCGGTCCGAGTACGGCGTGCGCGTCACGAACCTCGGGCGCCGCGCGGTAACGGTTGCGGTCGAGGACCGATCCCGCGCGGGCACGACGAACTTTCTGGCGTACCGCGTCCGTGGGGCCAAGACACTGGACTGCACCGCGTCGCGGGCGTTCCCGATGCGCGGGCGGTTCGGCGGACCGGTCGTGCTCGTGTCGAGCTACCCGTTCGGGTTCGTGACGTGTCAACTCCCCGGCGACGCGACGGACGAGGTTATCGTGCTCCCCGCTCCGGGTGTCGCCGAACCGGACGGTCTGCGCCGCTGGGTGATTCGACAAGCGGGGGGCGACGGTCGCTCGCGCAAGGTGCTCCGCCGCGTGACCACGGACCGGGCCGAAGTGCGCGGGGTGCGCGGGTACCGGACCGGTGACCCGATCCGCGACATCCACTGGCGCACGACCGCCCGCCGCGGCGAACCGATGGTGCGCGAGTACGACACGGCCCCGTCCCCGGAACTAGTGCTGGTGGTCGAAGCTTGGCTCCCTCCGACCCCAACGCCCGCGGACCGCGACCGGCTCGAAGCCGCGCTGAGTCTCGCGGCCACGATCGCGGTGACGTGGCGGCGCGCGTTCGACAGCCCGATCACCGTTGTGGTGCCCGGGCACGGAGCCGGGACAGCGCACTCCGAGGAGCACATGCGGGCCGCGCTCGCCCCGCTCGCGGACGTAACCGGCGGACCAGAAGTCGAAGCGCCGAGCGCGACCGTGTTTGCGGGGCACCTCGCACGCGGGGCACGAGTCGTCGTGAGTAGCCGGTCGAATTCGCCGTTCGCCGGCGCACTGGCGCGGTCCACGGGCAAGCCGTTCGCGACCGTTTGCCCCACCGACCGACTCCCGTGGTACCAACCACCCAAAACCGCGTAG
- a CDS encoding AAA family ATPase, whose protein sequence is MPVDGPSNARSPRELAALLDALQKNVGRVFLGKPDIVRFAAVALLADGHLLLDDVPGVGKTLLAKALARSLACKFNRIQFTPDLLPGDLLGVTIYRAQTSEFLFQPGPVFAEVVLADEINRATPRTQSALLEAMQERQVTVDGNTRPLGPPFLVVATQNPHEFEGTYPLPESQLDRFMLRVKVGYPDREAERAILTQHRAGEPVEALEPVLQPADVIALQTHVRTVRVDPSIAEYILDLIGGTRTHPELALGASTRAALAMYRAVQAFAVTAGRDFAVPDDVKALAEPVLAHRLVTRSWAAGGHPDAGPVVREILAKLKVPA, encoded by the coding sequence ATGCCAGTCGACGGACCATCAAACGCACGTTCCCCGCGTGAACTCGCCGCGCTCCTCGACGCGCTGCAAAAGAACGTCGGGCGCGTGTTCCTGGGTAAACCCGATATCGTGCGGTTCGCCGCCGTCGCACTGCTCGCCGACGGGCACCTGCTGCTCGACGACGTGCCGGGGGTCGGCAAAACGCTCCTCGCGAAGGCGCTCGCCCGCAGCCTCGCGTGCAAATTCAACCGCATCCAATTCACGCCCGACCTGCTCCCCGGCGACTTGCTCGGGGTCACGATCTATCGGGCACAGACCAGCGAATTCCTCTTCCAGCCCGGTCCCGTGTTCGCGGAAGTGGTTCTGGCCGACGAAATCAACCGCGCCACCCCGCGCACGCAGTCCGCGCTGCTCGAAGCGATGCAGGAGCGGCAGGTGACCGTGGACGGCAACACGCGGCCGCTCGGTCCGCCGTTCCTCGTCGTCGCGACCCAGAACCCGCACGAGTTCGAGGGCACGTACCCGCTGCCCGAGAGCCAACTCGACCGGTTCATGTTGCGCGTGAAGGTCGGGTACCCGGACCGCGAGGCTGAGCGCGCGATCCTCACGCAGCACCGCGCCGGCGAACCGGTCGAGGCCCTCGAGCCGGTCCTCCAGCCCGCTGACGTCATCGCACTGCAAACCCACGTGCGCACGGTGCGAGTCGATCCGTCCATTGCCGAATACATCCTCGACCTGATCGGCGGAACCCGCACGCACCCGGAACTCGCGCTGGGCGCGAGCACCCGCGCCGCGCTCGCGATGTACCGCGCGGTCCAGGCGTTCGCGGTCACCGCCGGGCGCGACTTCGCGGTCCCCGACGACGTAAAGGCGCTCGCCGAACCGGTCCTGGCGCACCGCCTCGTGACGCGGAGCTGGGCCGCGGGCGGGCACCCGGACGCCGGCCCCGTGGTGCGCGAGATCCTCGCGAAACTCAAGGTGCCGGCATGA